In Topomyia yanbarensis strain Yona2022 chromosome 2, ASM3024719v1, whole genome shotgun sequence, one DNA window encodes the following:
- the LOC131679686 gene encoding thioredoxin-like, whose protein sequence is MAVKTITDEAHFQPKLAAAGGKLVVVDFTAAWCGPCRNISHLFDQLPAKYPKAVFLKVDVDRCTETAPSQGMSTMPIFIFYRARTKIGRMQGADINGLEAKIQKHYVASLYESGEDYGH, encoded by the coding sequence ATGGCTGTTAAAACAATCACCGATGAAGCTCACTTCCAACCCAAACTAGCCGCAGCAGGAGGAAAATTGGTTGTTGTGGATTTTACCGCAGCTTGGTGTGGACCGTGCCGAAACATATCGCATTTGTTCGATCAGCTTCCGGCGAAATATCCAAAGGCTGTGTTTCTCAAGGTGGACGTCGACAGATGTACCGAAACGGCGCCGTCCCAGGGCATGTCGACCATGCCAATATTTATTTTCTACCGAGCCAGAACAAAGATTGGCAGGATGCAGGGTGCAGATATTAATGGACTTGAAGCCAAAATACAGAAACATTACGTCGCCAGCTTGTATGAATCTGGAGAAGATTACGGTCATTGA
- the LOC131679687 gene encoding thioredoxin-like protein 1 — translation MLDLNTFIQKIQCECLNESNDHPMENALSSSGGHLVSDCDEQLIISITFNQFVKISAIKFKASPSHGPKKVSVQDLVLGQKDIVSGSPIPLHFVKFQNVQNMQLFVKDNHSGDETIIIDHLAFFGSPIATTKMDEV, via the exons ATGTTGGACTTGAACACCTTCATCCAGAAGATCCAGTGCGAATGTTTGAACGAATCGAACGACCACCCGATGGAGAATGCGCTCAGTTCCAGCGGTGGTCATCTGGTGTCCGATTGTGACGAACAGTTGATCATTTCGATTACCTTCAatcagtttgtcaaaatcagtgccatCAAGTTCAAAGCATCGCCCTCTCACGGACCGAAAAAAG TTTCGGTGCAGGATCTGGTACTGGGGCAGAAGGATATTGTGTCGGGATCGCCGATTCCGTTGCACTTCGTTAAATTTCAGAACgtgcaaaatatgcagctgttcGTGAAGGATAACCATTCTGGTGACGAGACGATCATTATCGATCATTTGGCCTTCTTCGGGTCACCGATTGCAACGACTAAGATGGATGAAGTGTAA